The Gadus macrocephalus chromosome 3, ASM3116895v1 DNA segment GGTTTTTCGGGACTGCTCCGGCTGTGGCGTGACGGTGGTGCTCGTGCCGTAATGGATGCGGCTACACGGTAGGGGGAGATGCGGGCGTGCATGACACACTTTGCGTTCAGCGCCTAGTCTCAGTATCAGGCGACGTCGCTCGGGTTCTTTCTTCCTCCCAGAGCGCAGATACCATCTGCTGGAGCGATGTGACGCGCGCATCGCGGCGTTCCCCTTCGCGACCCCTCGAGGAATAATGACGAGCACCGCGCAAGATATGTCGCCCGACTTTGTCTTGATGCGCCTGGTCGCCGCGGCGGAGGACGACCGCGCCGTGGGCGAGGAGAGCGGCACGATTTTGGGTCCGGGGGGCCCGTCGGGCGGGCTGGGAGTCAAAGCGGGCCTCTCGCATCCCGGCAGCCTCCCATCGCTGTGCAGCGCGTCGCTCCAGGGCGCGGGTCCGGCGGCACCTTCCGCGTGCAGGACCTCGCTCTCCGTCCCGTCTCTCCCGCAGAGCTCCGTGGAGGCCCAGGGAGGGGAGTTCACACCCTCCCGGGGCGGGCTGCGTCCCCGGCTGCTGCTCTTCCCCGACATCATGATGAGGGGCACCGAGCGGGGACTGGACGCCAAGACGCGCTGCTTCTCCCGCTCTGATCCCGCGTTCAACGTCCACAACATCAATAACAACGGCTCGATGAGCCCCGGCCGGGAATGGGGGGTCCACCCGCGCCGGTCGCTCTCCACCGCGGCTTCAGACCCGGCGGAGATGTGGCCGCTGCTGTCGGAGAAGTCTCGCCGCCTGGCCCTGATCAACGCGCAGTGGGACTGTCCGCCCGGCTCGACGCAGGGCTCCGTGTTTAAGGACCTGGCGAGGCGACTGGGTTCGCTGGGGGGCGGCACCACCGTGCCAGCATGCTCGTGTCAAGGGGGAGGGTCGCACGGGACGTCCGGCTCGCCGGTGGAGGGGTTGGACCCCGAAGACGACCCGACGGAGACCAGTGACGCGCTGCTGGTGCTCGAGGGGCtcggggcgggggaggggcttgagggggaggaggtgggggaggaggaccaggaggacacCTGTGACTTCCTTCTCCATAGAAAGCGGgagatggtggagaagatgtcaGGGTCCTTCTCCCTCGGGAGCCTCCAGGCGGAGCTCACGAGGCGGGAGGAGTCAGACCCCAGCCGCCCTTCTACTCCGAGCGTGGGTCCACCCCCGTCCGCTCCCGCTACGCCCTCTCCACGCTGCCCCGCCCGGACGCCCGGCTCCAGCGCCAGCCTGACCTCCACGCCAAGGcgcacccccacctccagggGTGGAGGGCTGGCCGACACTACACTCAAGGTCCCCGGCAGGTGGAGGAGCGGCTCGCTGAAGGGCCGCCTCAGCAGAATGTTCCGGACCAAGAGCTGCGGCGGCGCTGGCAGCGGTCACCTGCTGGAccctgggccgggggggggcgggtccaCAGGAAGTCTGATGGGCGGGTCCACAGGAAGTCTGGTGGACATGGTGGGCAGGGCGGGGGTGGGACCGGACACGGACAGGTAAGTTGGCTCCTGCTACCTTTCAGATGTGTCTgtaggttttatgtttttgtttatgtttatatttatcTTTATGTTTATGGctatatgtttatatttatgtctatgtttatgtttatgtcttTGTTTAGGTTAATGTTGATGCTTATGTTTATGTTGTTCTTCTTCCTTAGTAAAGATTTTCGTCTGtcaaatgtctgtctgtctgtttgtcagaGTGCGTTTGTCTGTCAAGTCTGAATCTTGGTATTTTACTGTTTGATCCGTCTGTGTGTTCATGCTTGGctgtgtgtaactgtgtttcactaatgtgtgtgttctatctatcatcgtgtgtgtaggtgtgtatacatcattttattatgtttatcagtgtgtgttctctccatcagtgtgtggaTTCTCTCTATCAGTATGTGTGTTCTCTCTATCAGTGTCTGGGTTCTGTCTAtcagtgtgtgttctctctatcAGTGTGTGGGTTCTCTCTATCAGTGTGTGGgttctctccatcagtgtgtgggttctctccatcagtgtgtgggttCTCTCTATCagagtgtgtgttctctctatcAGTGTGTGGGTTCTGTCTATCAGTGTCTGTGTTCTCTCTATCAGTGTGTGGGTTCTCTCTATCAGTGTGTGGGTTCTctctatcagtgtgtgtgttctctcaatCGTGTGTGGGTTCTctctatcagtgtgtgtgttctctctatcAGTGTGTGGGTTCTctctatcagtgtgtgtgttctctctatcGTGTGTGGGTTCTCTCTATCAGTGTGTGGGTTCTCTCTATCAGTGTGTGGGTTATgtctatcagtgtgtgtgtaatgttcctctctggttccttcAGGTCAAGCAGGTGCCGACTGACCCGGACACATAGTGCCTTCTCTCCAGCATCCCTTTCCACCTTTGCTGGtaatcctcttcctccttcgcctcctccttcaggctcaatctctcctccccctcctccccctcctcctcctccttaacacattctctctctgtctctctctctctctctctctctcaggtgagACTGCGTCCCTTGGGGACATTTCTCGTCGGGGGGTCAACATGCCCCGACCCCCCACGCCGCCACCCCCACCACGACGGAGTCTCAGTCTCCTAGGTACGCCAGGATGAACTACCTAAAAGTCTATCTCTCAAACTGCCCCCTCTGCGTTCTCACCCTGTCTCATGCGGGCTGTATAAACGTGGACCACCCGGTGACAAACACCACACTTACA contains these protein-coding regions:
- the socs7 gene encoding suppressor of cytokine signaling 7 isoform X1, which encodes MTSTAQDMSPDFVLMRLVAAAEDDRAVGEESGTILGPGGPSGGLGVKAGLSHPGSLPSLCSASLQGAGPAAPSACRTSLSVPSLPQSSVEAQGGEFTPSRGGLRPRLLLFPDIMMRGTERGLDAKTRCFSRSDPAFNVHNINNNGSMSPGREWGVHPRRSLSTAASDPAEMWPLLSEKSRRLALINAQWDCPPGSTQGSVFKDLARRLGSLGGGTTVPACSCQGGGSHGTSGSPVEGLDPEDDPTETSDALLVLEGLGAGEGLEGEEVGEEDQEDTCDFLLHRKREMVEKMSGSFSLGSLQAELTRREESDPSRPSTPSVGPPPSAPATPSPRCPARTPGSSASLTSTPRRTPTSRGGGLADTTLKVPGRWRSGSLKGRLSRMFRTKSCGGAGSGHLLDPGPGGGGSTGSLMGGSTGSLVDMVGRAGVGPDTDRSSRCRLTRTHSAFSPASLSTFAGETASLGDISRRGVNMPRPPTPPPPPRRSLSLLDDIVGPQPGSFLDSAMGASLQSLPLPLPPPPPSHASLQHSVSLNDTFLRALPHSSQSQANAPSSHRMAPPSMRMAPPTMLCPLRAEASNFTASLRELEKCGWYWGPMNWEDAEMKLKGRLDGSFLVRDSSDPRYILSLSFRSQGVTHHTRMEHYRGTFSLWCHPKLEDRCHSVVEFIERAIMHSKNGKFLYFLRSRVPGLPPTPVQLLYPVSRFSNVKSLQHLCRFRLRQMVRIDHIQDLPLPKPLISYLRKFYYYDPEEETYLSFKSIVMRAGPKQEEAESQT
- the socs7 gene encoding suppressor of cytokine signaling 7 isoform X2; its protein translation is MTSTAQDMSPDFVLMRLVAAAEDDRAVGEESGTILGPGGPSGGLGVKAGLSHPGSLPSLCSASLQGAGPAAPSACRTSLSVPSLPQSSVEAQGGEFTPSRGGLRPRLLLFPDIMMRGTERGLDAKTRCFSRSDPAFNVHNINNNGSMSPGREWGVHPRRSLSTAASDPAEMWPLLSEKSRRLALINAQWDCPPGSTQGSVFKDLARRLGSLGGGTTVPACSCQGGGSHGTSGSPVEGLDPEDDPTETSDALLVLEGLGAGEGLEGEEVGEEDQEDTCDFLLHRKREMVEKMSGSFSLGSLQAELTRREESDPSRPSTPSVGPPPSAPATPSPRCPARTPGSSASLTSTPRRTPTSRGGGLADTTLKVPGRWRSGSLKGRLSRMFRTKSCGGAGSGHLLDPGPGGGGSTGSLMGGSTGSLVDMVGRAGVGPDTDRSSRCRLTRTHSAFSPASLSTFAGETASLGDISRRGVNMPRPPTPPPPPRRSLSLLDTFLRALPHSSQSQANAPSSHRMAPPSMRMAPPTMLCPLRAEASNFTASLRELEKCGWYWGPMNWEDAEMKLKGRLDGSFLVRDSSDPRYILSLSFRSQGVTHHTRMEHYRGTFSLWCHPKLEDRCHSVVEFIERAIMHSKNGKFLYFLRSRVPGLPPTPVQLLYPVSRFSNVKSLQHLCRFRLRQMVRIDHIQDLPLPKPLISYLRKFYYYDPEEETYLSFKSIVMRAGPKQEEAESQT